GGCAGGTCACCACCCCGCGGTACAGCGTGCCGCGCGTCAGGTGATAATCTGCATGCGTGCAGAGGTCCGACGTCGCGTAAAACCCATCCTCCAGGTGGTACAGTGCAATGTCCACGTCATCCACCGTGACCTGCTTCATTTCGCCCACCGGGAGCTCTTGTGTCGATGCAACTTTTACCCAGCTCATATCAGCCGACTGAACCCTCCATCTCGAACTTGATGAGACGGTTCATTTCGACTGCGTATTCCATCGGAAGTTCACGCGTAAACGGCTCGATGAAGCCCATGACAATCATCCGTGTCGCCTCTTCCTCGGAGATGCCGCGGCTCATCAGGTAAAACAGCTGCTCCTCGCTCACCTTGGACACGGAAGCCTCGTGTTCGAGGGTCACGTTGTCATTCATGATCTCGTTGTACGGCAAGGTATCTGAAGTCGAATCATCATCCATAATCAAGGTGTCGCACTTGACGTTGGCTTTCGAGTTCACCGCGTTTGGCGCAAAGCTGGTCAATCCGCGGTACGTCGTCTTGCCGCCGTGCTTGCTGATGG
Above is a genomic segment from Alicyclobacillus cycloheptanicus containing:
- a CDS encoding non-heme iron oxygenase ferredoxin subunit, with protein sequence MSWVKVASTQELPVGEMKQVTVDDVDIALYHLEDGFYATSDLCTHADYHLTRGTLYRGVVTCPRHGGKFDVRTGAAVAFPCVMPVETYAVDVRGDEVYIDFE